From a single Leopardus geoffroyi isolate Oge1 chromosome E1, O.geoffroyi_Oge1_pat1.0, whole genome shotgun sequence genomic region:
- the SUPT6H gene encoding transcription elongation factor SPT6 — translation MSDFVESEAEESEEEYNDEGEVVPRVTKKFVEEEDDDEEEEEENLDDQDEQGNLKGFINDDDDEDEGEEDEGSDSGDSEDDVGHKKRKRTSFDDRLEDDDFDLIEENLGVKVKRGQKYRRVKKMSDDEDDDEEEYGKEEHEKEAIAEEIFQDGEGEEGQEAVEAPMAPPEEEEEDDEESDIDDFIVDDDGQPLKKPKWRKKLPGYTDAALQEAQEIFGVDFDYDEFEKYNEYDEELEEEYEYEDDEAEGEIRVRPKKTTKKRVSRRSIFEMYEPSELESSHLTDQDNEIRATDLPERFQLRSIPVKGAEDDELEEEADWIYRNAFATPTISLQESCDYLDRGQPTSSFSRKGPSTIQKIKEALGFMRNQHFEVPFIAFYRKEYVEPELHINDLWRVWQWDEKWTQLRIRKENLTRLFEKMQAYQYEQISADPDKPLADGIRALDTTDMERLKDVQSMDELKDVYNHFLLYYGRDIPKMQNAAKASRKKLKRVREEGDEEGEGEEAEDEEQRGPELKQASRRDMYTICQSAGLDGLAKKFGLTPEQFGENLRDSYQRHETEQFPAEPLELAKDYVCSQFPTPEAVLEGARYMVALQIAREPLVRQVLRQTFQERAKLNITPTKKGRKDVDEAHYAYSFKYLKNKPVKELRDDQFLKICLAEDEGLLTIDISIDMKGVEGYGNDQTYFEEIKQFYYRDEFSHQVQEWNRQRTMAIERALQQFLYVQMAKELKNKLLAEAKEYVIKACSRKLYNWLRVAPYRPDQQVEEDDDFMDENQGKGIRVLGIAFSSARDHPVFCALVNGEGEVTDFLRLPHFTKRRTAWREEEREKKAQDIETLKKFLLNKKPHVVTVAGENRDAQMLIEDVKRIVHELDQGQQLSSIGVELVDNELAILYMNSKKSEAEFRDYPPVLRQAVSLARRIQDPLIEFAQVCSSDEDILCLKFHPLQEHVVKEELLNALYCEFINRVNEVGVDVNRAIAHPYSQALIQYVCGLGPRKGTHLLKILKQNNTRLESRTQLVTMCHMGPKVFMNCAGFLKIDTASLGDSTDSYIEVLDGSRVHPETYEWARKMAVDALEYDESAEDANPAGALEEILENPERLKDLDLDAFAEELERQGYGDKHITLYDIRAELSCRYKDLRTAYRSPNTEEIFNMLTKETPETFYIGKLIICNVTGIAHRRPQGESYDQAIRNDETGLWQCPFCQQDNFPELSEVWNHFDSGSCPGQAIGVKTRLDNGVTGFIPTKFLSDKVVKRPEERVKVGMTVHCRIMKIDIEKFSADLTCRTSDLMDRNNEWKLPKDTYYDFDAEAADHKQEEDMKRKQQRTTYIKRVIAHPSFHNINFKQAEKMMETMDQGDVIIRPSSKGENHLTVTWKVSDGIYQHVDVREEGKENAFSLGATLWINSEEFEDLDEIVARYVQPMASFARDLLNHKYYQDCSGGDRKKLEELLIKTKKEKPTFIPYFICACKELPGKFLLGYQPRGKPRIEYVTVTPEGFRYRGQIFPTVNGLFRWFKDHYQDPVPGITPSSSSRTRTPASINATPANINLADLTRAVNALPQNMTSQMFSAIAAVTGQGQNPNATPAQWASSQYGYGGSGGGSSAYHVFPTPAQQPVATPLMTPSYSYTTPSQPITTPQYHQLQASTTPQSAQAQPQPSSSSRQRQQQPKSNSHAAIDWGKMAEQWLQEKEAERRKQKQRLTPRPSPSPMIESTPMSIAGDATPLLDEMDR, via the exons ATGTCTGATTTTGTGGAAAGCGAGGCCGAGGAGTCAGAGGAAGAGTACAATGATGAAGGCGAAGTGGTGCCCCGAGTCACCAAGAAATttgtggaggaggaggatgacG atgaggaggaggaggaggagaacctAGATGATCAGGATGAGCAAGGCAATCTGAAAGGCTTTATCAATGATGATGACGATGAAGATGAAGGGGAGGAGGATGAGGGTAGTGACTCTGGTGATTCAGAAGATGATGTTGGCCACAAGAAGAGAAAACGCA CATCTTTTGACGACCGCCTGGAGGATGATGATTTTGACCTCATTGAGGAGAATTTGGGTGTCAAAGTCAAAAGAGGA CAAAAATACCGACGTGTCAAAAAAATGTCAGATGACGAGGATGACGACGAGGAGGAATATGGCAAAGAGGAACATGAAAAAGAGGCTATTGCCGAGGAAATCTTccaggatggggaaggggaagaagggcaggaggCTGTGGAGGCCCCCATGGCTCctccagaggaggaggaagaagatgatGAGGAATCAG ACATCGATGACTTCATTGTGGATGATGATGGACAGCCTCTGAAAAAACCTAAGTGGCGGAAAAAGCTTCCTGGATACACAGATGC GGCCCTGCAGGAAGCCCAGGAGATCTTTGGTGTGGACTTTGACTATGACGAGTTTGAGAAATACAATGAATATGACGAAGAACTGGAGGAAGAGTATGAGTATGAGGATGATGAGGCCGAGGGTGAGATCCGAGTGCGCCCCAAGAAGACCACCAAGAAACGTGTGAGCCGCAGGAGCATCTTTGAGATGTATGAGCCCAGCGAGCTAGAAAGCAGCCACCTCACAGATCAGGACAATGAAATCCGAGCCACTGACCTGCCTGAGAGGTTCCAG CTCCGCTCCATCCCAGTTAAGGGGGCTGAAGATGACGAACTAGAAGAAGAAGCTGACTGGATCTACAGGAATGCCTTTGCCACACCAACCATTTCTCTTCAG GAAAGCTGTGATTATCTAGACCGAGGGCAGCCAACCAGCAGCTTCAGTCGTAAAGGGCCCAGCACAATTCAGAAGATTAAAGAAGCCCTGGGTTTCATGCGAAATCAACACTTTGAG GTGCCTTTTATTGCTTTCTACCGTAAGGAGTATGTGGAGCCTGAGTTGCACATCAATGACCTATGGAGGGTGTGGCAGTGGGATGAAAAG TGGACCCAACTGAGGATCCGCAAAGAGAACCTAACACGGCTGTTTGAGAAGATGCAAGCTTATCAGTACGAGCAGATCTCTGCTGATCCTGACAAACCCCTGGCTGATGGCATCCGGGCTCTAGATACCACCGACATGGAGAG GCTTAAGGATGTCCAGTCAATGGATGAGCTGAAAGATGTCTACAACCATTTCTTGCTATATTATGGTCGTGATATCCCCAAGATGCAGAATGCTGCCAAAGCCAGCCGCAAGAAGCTGAAGCGtgtgagggaagagggagatgaGGAAG gtGAGGGTGAAGAGGCAGAAGACGAGGAGCAGAGGGGCCCAGAGCTCAAGCAGGCCTCCCGCCGAGACATGTACACCATTTGCCAGAGTGCTGGCCTAG ATGGCCTGGCCAAAAAGTTTGGACTGACTCCTGAACAATTTGGGGAAAACCTGCGGGACAGCTACCAGCGGCACGAGACAGAGCAGTTCCCTGCAGAGCCTTTGGAGCTGGCCAAGGATTATGTTTGCAG CCAGTTCCCTACACCTGAAGCTGTGCTGGAAGGTGCCCGCTACATGGTAGCCCTGCAGATTGCCCGAGAGCCCCTCGTCCGACAGGTGCTGAGGCAGACCTTCCAGGAGAGAGCCAAGCTAAATATAACCCCCACCAAGAAAGGTAGAAAG GATGTGGATGAGGCCCACTATGCTTACTCCTTCAAGTACTTAAAGAACAAGCCTGTTAAGGAACTGAGAGATGACCAGTTCCTCAAGATCTGCTTGGCTGAAGATGAAGGGCTGCTCACCATTGACATCAGCATAGATATGAAGGGGGTAGAAGG CTACGGCAATGACCAGACATATTTCGAAGAGATCAAACAGTTTTACTACCGAGATGAGTTCAGCCACCAGGTGCAGGAGTGGAACCGGCAGCGCACCATGGCCATCGAGCGAGCCTTGCAGCAGTTCCTCTATGTGCAGATGGCCAAAGAGCTCAAGAACAAGCTGCTGGCCGAAGCCAAAGAATATGTCATAAAG GCCTGTAGTCGGAAACTCTACAACTGGTTGAGGGTGGCACCCTACCGGCCAGATCAACAGGTAGAGGAAGATGATGACTTTATGGATGAGAACCAAGGGAAGGGCATCCGCGTCCTAGGCATTGCTTTCTCCTCTGCCAG AGATCACCCCGTGTTCTGCGCCCTGGTCAACGGTGAAGGAGAAGTGACAGACTTCCTTCGACTGCCCCATTTTACCAAACGGCGAACTGCATGGAGAGAGGAAGAACGGGAAAAGAAG GCTCAAGACATCGAAACCCTAAAGAAATTTCTTCTGAATAAAAAGCCTCATGTGGTGACAGTTGCAGGAGAAAACAG GGACGCCCAGATGTTGATTGAAGATGTGAAGCGCATTGTGCATGAGCTGGACCAGGGCCAACAACTGTCCTCTATTGGGGTGGAGCTGGTTGACAATGAGTTGGCCATTCTCTACATGAATAGCAAGAAATCGGAG GCAGAGTTCCGGGATTATCCTCCAGTGCTGAGACAGGCCGTCTCCCTGGCCCGGCGCATCCAGGACCCTCTGATTGAATTTGCCCAGGTGTGCAGCTCTGATGAAGACATCCTGTGTCTCAAGTTTCATCCCTTGCAA GAGCATGTGGTGAAAGAGGAGCTGCTCAATGCCTTATACTGTGAATTTATCAACCGAGTCAATGAGGTTGGGGTCGATGTCAACCGTGCCATCGCCCACCCATATAGCCAGGCCTTAATCCAGTACGTCTGTGGTCTGGGACCTCGAAAAGGGACCCATCTCCTGAAG ATCCTGAAGCAGAACAACACCAGGCTGGAGAGTCGGACCCAGCTGGTCACCATGTGCCACATGGGTCCCAAAGTCTTCATGAATTGTGCTGGCTTCCTCAAGATCGACACGGCCTCCCTGGGGGACAG CACCGACTCATACATTGAAGTTCTTGACGGTTCCCGAGTCCACCCTGAGACCTATGAGTGGGCCAGGAAGATGGCAGTGGATGCTTTGGAATATGATGAATCAGCTGAGGACGCTAACCCCGCAGGAGCCCTCGAAGAGATCTTGGAAAACCCAGAGCGACTGAAAGATCTGGACCTTGATGCCTTTGCAGAAGAACTGGAGAGGCAG GGCTATGGTGACAAACACATCACCCTGTATGACATCCGGGCGGAGCTGAGCTGTCGGTATAAGGACCTCCGGACAGCCTACCGCTCTCCCAACACAGAGGAAATCTTCAATATGTTAACCAAAGAAACACCAGAGACCTTCTACATTG GAAAGCTCATCATCTGCAATGTCACTGGCATTGCCCACAGGCGTCCACAGGGTGAGAGCTATGACCAGGCGATCCGCAACGATGAGACAGGGCTGTGGCAGTGCCCCTTCTGTCAGCAAGACAATTTCCCTGAACTAAGCGAG GTCTGGAACCACTTTGACAGCGGTTCATGCCCAGGCCAGGCCATTGGTGTCAAAACACGGCTAGACAATGGTGTCACCGGCTTCATCCCCACCAAGTTCCTCAGTGACAAAGTGGTAAAGCGGCCCGAGGAGCGAGTGAAG GTGGGAATGACCGTTCACTGCCGCATCATGAAGATTGACATTGAGAAGTTCAGCGCAGACCTTACCTGCCGAACCTCAGACCTCATGGACAGGAACAACGAATGGAAACTGCCCAAGGACACGTACTATGACTTTGACGCTGAAGCAGCAGACCACAAGCAGGAGGAGGACATGAAACGGAAGCAGCAGCGGACCA CATACATCAAGCGAGTGATCGCACACCCATCCTTCCATAATATAAATTTCAAGCAAGCAGAAAAGATGATGGAGACCATGGACCAGGGTGATGTGATCATCCGACCAAGCAGCAAGGGTGAGAATCACCTGACAGTGACCTGGAAGGTCAGTGATGGCATCTATCAGCACGTGGACGTGCGGGAAGAGGGCAAGGAAAATGCCTTCAGCCTGGGAGCCACCCTGTGGATCAATAGTGAG GAATTTGAAGACTTGGATGAGATTGTTGCTCGCTATGTCCAGCCCATGGCATCCTTTGCCCGGGACCTTCTGAATCACAAGTATTATCAGGACTGCAGTGGTGGGGATCGTAAG AAATTAGAGGAGCTGCTCATCAAAACTAAGAAGGAGAAGCCCACCTTCATCCCTTATTTCATCTGTGCCTGCAAGGAACTGCCCGGCAAGTTCCTACTGGGATACCAGCCCCGGGGTAAACCCAG GATAGAATACGTAACAGTGACTCCAGAAGGATTCCGGTACCGGGGCCAAATCTTCCCTACTGTGAACGGACTTTTCCGATGGTTTAAGGATCACTACCAGGATCCTGTACCAG GCATCACCCCCAGTAGCAGCAGTAGGACCCGGACACCTGCTTCTATCAATGCCACCCCAGCCAATATCAACCTTGCAG ATCTGACACGGGCTGTGAATGCCCTGCCTCAGAACATGACCTCGCAGATGTTCAGTGCCATCGCAGCCGTGACAGGCCAAGGACAGAACCCCAACGCCACGCCAGCCCAGTGGGCCTCGAGCCAGTATGGCTATGGCGGCAGTGGAGGGGGCAGCAGCGCTTACCAC GTGTTCCCAACGCCAGCCCAGCAGCCAGTGGCCACACCACTAATGACCCCCAGCTACTCCTACACAACCCCAAGCCAGCCCATCACCACACCACAGTACCACCAGCTACAGGCCAGCACCACCCCACAGTctgcccaggcccagccccagccctcctccagcTCTCGGCAACGGCAGCAGCAGCCAAA gtCCAACAGCCATGCAGCCATCGACtgggggaagatggcagagcagtGGCTACAGGAGAAGGAAGCAGAGCGGcggaaacagaagcagaggctAACACCTCGGCCCTCTCCCAGCCCCATGATCGAAAGCACCCCCATGTCCATTGCTGGCGATGCCACCCCGCTCCTGGACGAGATGGACCGGTAG